In the Engraulis encrasicolus isolate BLACKSEA-1 chromosome 9, IST_EnEncr_1.0, whole genome shotgun sequence genome, one interval contains:
- the LOC134455868 gene encoding zinc finger protein 691-like isoform X1 produces the protein MIETIKIETDDSSDGEHGQNRKGCVGTLSLSFLLSCKPEPDACIPVSTLRHEGLQTTKQTRMRKVSVVLVDCHDFIAAGKPKVQSAIKSEPTFLPQANAPTPLSYQTQQAFKECGTGSSIGRRAAVHIPMRGLSVVLVDCCKSGRPNGSPEQQGCNRKGLSRGSLKSPKVTSKMNTTLRRKTILDCSECGKSFKTLKQLKEHQCGDTGQSTLSCPKCDKRFTSPGNLVRHQQQNHTKRKPYRCSLCNCRFRRREHLVLHQRTHTGERPHFCPRCQKAFSDPTHLRNHQRQHDTKGGKPYQCSECDRSFRDPSNLSKHKRIHSGVRPYQCNECGQRFNRTEHLKEHKRTHTGERPYACQLCGRGFGRKAHLRLHLRTHRGSNKKPKVVK, from the exons GGGTGTGTGGGCACATTGAGCCTGTCCTTTTTACTGTCCTGTAAGCCAGAGCCAGATGCATGCATCCCTGTATCCACGCTTCGCCATGAAGGACTCCAGACAACCAAGCAGACCCGGATGAGGAAGGTGTCAGTGGTGTTGGTGGATTGCCATGATTTCATTGCAG CAGGGAAACCCAAGGTCCAATCAGCTATAAAATCTGAGCCTACATTTTTACCA CAGGCAAATGCACCCACTCCGCTGTCTTACCAAACTCAACAAGCCTTCAAAGAGTGTGGCACTGGCAGCTCCATTGGCAGACGTGCAGCGGTACATATTCCAATGAGAGGGTTATCCGTGGTACTGGTAGACTGCTGTAAGAGTGGGAGGCCAAATGGGAGCCCTGAGCAACAAGGATGCAACAGAAAAGGCCTCAGCAGGG GCTCACTGAAGTCTCCGAAAGTGACGAGCAAAATGAACACCACATTAAGACGGAAGACCATACTGGACTGCAGTGAATGTGGCAAGAGCTTCAAGACTCTGAAACAGCTAAAGGAACACCAGTGTGGGGATACAGGCCAGAGCACCCTCTCCTGTCCCAAATGTGACAAACGTTTCACCAGCCCTGGCAACCTTGTCCGCCACCAACAACAGAATCACACCAAGAGAAAACCCTATCGCTGTTCATTGTGCAACTGCAGATTCCGCAGAAGAGAACACCTTGTGCTTCACCAGCGCACCCACACAGGAGAAAGGCCCCACTTCTGCCCCAGGTGCCAGAAGGCTTTCAGCGACCCGACCCACCTTAGAAACCACCAGCGACAGCACGACACCAAAGGGGGAAAGCCGTACCAATGTTCAGAGTGCGACCGGAGTTTCCGAGACCCGTCCAATCTCAGCAAACACAAGCGCATTCACTCAGGTGTGAGGCCCTACCAGTGCAATGAGTGCGGCCAGCGTTTTAACAGAACTGAGCACCTGAAGGAACACAAGAGGACTCATACAGGTGAGAGGCCATATGCATGCCAGCTGTGTGGCAGAGGCTTTGGGAGAAAGGCCCACCTACGACTACACCTGCGCACGCATAGAGGGAGCAACAAAAAGCCAAAGGTGGTGAAGTGA
- the LOC134455868 gene encoding zinc finger protein 691-like isoform X2, with protein sequence MIETIKIETDDSSDGEHGQNRKGCVGTLSLSFLLSCKPEPDACIPVSTLRHEGLQTTKQTRMRKVSVVLVDCHDFIAGKPKVQSAIKSEPTFLPQANAPTPLSYQTQQAFKECGTGSSIGRRAAVHIPMRGLSVVLVDCCKSGRPNGSPEQQGCNRKGLSRGSLKSPKVTSKMNTTLRRKTILDCSECGKSFKTLKQLKEHQCGDTGQSTLSCPKCDKRFTSPGNLVRHQQQNHTKRKPYRCSLCNCRFRRREHLVLHQRTHTGERPHFCPRCQKAFSDPTHLRNHQRQHDTKGGKPYQCSECDRSFRDPSNLSKHKRIHSGVRPYQCNECGQRFNRTEHLKEHKRTHTGERPYACQLCGRGFGRKAHLRLHLRTHRGSNKKPKVVK encoded by the exons GGGTGTGTGGGCACATTGAGCCTGTCCTTTTTACTGTCCTGTAAGCCAGAGCCAGATGCATGCATCCCTGTATCCACGCTTCGCCATGAAGGACTCCAGACAACCAAGCAGACCCGGATGAGGAAGGTGTCAGTGGTGTTGGTGGATTGCCATGATTTCATTGCAG GGAAACCCAAGGTCCAATCAGCTATAAAATCTGAGCCTACATTTTTACCA CAGGCAAATGCACCCACTCCGCTGTCTTACCAAACTCAACAAGCCTTCAAAGAGTGTGGCACTGGCAGCTCCATTGGCAGACGTGCAGCGGTACATATTCCAATGAGAGGGTTATCCGTGGTACTGGTAGACTGCTGTAAGAGTGGGAGGCCAAATGGGAGCCCTGAGCAACAAGGATGCAACAGAAAAGGCCTCAGCAGGG GCTCACTGAAGTCTCCGAAAGTGACGAGCAAAATGAACACCACATTAAGACGGAAGACCATACTGGACTGCAGTGAATGTGGCAAGAGCTTCAAGACTCTGAAACAGCTAAAGGAACACCAGTGTGGGGATACAGGCCAGAGCACCCTCTCCTGTCCCAAATGTGACAAACGTTTCACCAGCCCTGGCAACCTTGTCCGCCACCAACAACAGAATCACACCAAGAGAAAACCCTATCGCTGTTCATTGTGCAACTGCAGATTCCGCAGAAGAGAACACCTTGTGCTTCACCAGCGCACCCACACAGGAGAAAGGCCCCACTTCTGCCCCAGGTGCCAGAAGGCTTTCAGCGACCCGACCCACCTTAGAAACCACCAGCGACAGCACGACACCAAAGGGGGAAAGCCGTACCAATGTTCAGAGTGCGACCGGAGTTTCCGAGACCCGTCCAATCTCAGCAAACACAAGCGCATTCACTCAGGTGTGAGGCCCTACCAGTGCAATGAGTGCGGCCAGCGTTTTAACAGAACTGAGCACCTGAAGGAACACAAGAGGACTCATACAGGTGAGAGGCCATATGCATGCCAGCTGTGTGGCAGAGGCTTTGGGAGAAAGGCCCACCTACGACTACACCTGCGCACGCATAGAGGGAGCAACAAAAAGCCAAAGGTGGTGAAGTGA
- the LOC134455868 gene encoding zinc finger protein 691-like isoform X3 has translation MPLHETCHRQEQQNYAGCVGTLSLSFLLSCKPEPDACIPVSTLRHEGLQTTKQTRMRKVSVVLVDCHDFIAAGKPKVQSAIKSEPTFLPQANAPTPLSYQTQQAFKECGTGSSIGRRAAVHIPMRGLSVVLVDCCKSGRPNGSPEQQGCNRKGLSRGSLKSPKVTSKMNTTLRRKTILDCSECGKSFKTLKQLKEHQCGDTGQSTLSCPKCDKRFTSPGNLVRHQQQNHTKRKPYRCSLCNCRFRRREHLVLHQRTHTGERPHFCPRCQKAFSDPTHLRNHQRQHDTKGGKPYQCSECDRSFRDPSNLSKHKRIHSGVRPYQCNECGQRFNRTEHLKEHKRTHTGERPYACQLCGRGFGRKAHLRLHLRTHRGSNKKPKVVK, from the exons GGGTGTGTGGGCACATTGAGCCTGTCCTTTTTACTGTCCTGTAAGCCAGAGCCAGATGCATGCATCCCTGTATCCACGCTTCGCCATGAAGGACTCCAGACAACCAAGCAGACCCGGATGAGGAAGGTGTCAGTGGTGTTGGTGGATTGCCATGATTTCATTGCAG CAGGGAAACCCAAGGTCCAATCAGCTATAAAATCTGAGCCTACATTTTTACCA CAGGCAAATGCACCCACTCCGCTGTCTTACCAAACTCAACAAGCCTTCAAAGAGTGTGGCACTGGCAGCTCCATTGGCAGACGTGCAGCGGTACATATTCCAATGAGAGGGTTATCCGTGGTACTGGTAGACTGCTGTAAGAGTGGGAGGCCAAATGGGAGCCCTGAGCAACAAGGATGCAACAGAAAAGGCCTCAGCAGGG GCTCACTGAAGTCTCCGAAAGTGACGAGCAAAATGAACACCACATTAAGACGGAAGACCATACTGGACTGCAGTGAATGTGGCAAGAGCTTCAAGACTCTGAAACAGCTAAAGGAACACCAGTGTGGGGATACAGGCCAGAGCACCCTCTCCTGTCCCAAATGTGACAAACGTTTCACCAGCCCTGGCAACCTTGTCCGCCACCAACAACAGAATCACACCAAGAGAAAACCCTATCGCTGTTCATTGTGCAACTGCAGATTCCGCAGAAGAGAACACCTTGTGCTTCACCAGCGCACCCACACAGGAGAAAGGCCCCACTTCTGCCCCAGGTGCCAGAAGGCTTTCAGCGACCCGACCCACCTTAGAAACCACCAGCGACAGCACGACACCAAAGGGGGAAAGCCGTACCAATGTTCAGAGTGCGACCGGAGTTTCCGAGACCCGTCCAATCTCAGCAAACACAAGCGCATTCACTCAGGTGTGAGGCCCTACCAGTGCAATGAGTGCGGCCAGCGTTTTAACAGAACTGAGCACCTGAAGGAACACAAGAGGACTCATACAGGTGAGAGGCCATATGCATGCCAGCTGTGTGGCAGAGGCTTTGGGAGAAAGGCCCACCTACGACTACACCTGCGCACGCATAGAGGGAGCAACAAAAAGCCAAAGGTGGTGAAGTGA
- the LOC134455868 gene encoding gastrula zinc finger protein XlCGF17.1-like isoform X4, whose translation MIETIKIETDDSSDGEHGQNRKGCVGTLSLSFLLSCKPEPDACIPVSTLRHEGLQTTKQTRMRKVSVVLVDCHDFIAGSLKSPKVTSKMNTTLRRKTILDCSECGKSFKTLKQLKEHQCGDTGQSTLSCPKCDKRFTSPGNLVRHQQQNHTKRKPYRCSLCNCRFRRREHLVLHQRTHTGERPHFCPRCQKAFSDPTHLRNHQRQHDTKGGKPYQCSECDRSFRDPSNLSKHKRIHSGVRPYQCNECGQRFNRTEHLKEHKRTHTGERPYACQLCGRGFGRKAHLRLHLRTHRGSNKKPKVVK comes from the exons GGGTGTGTGGGCACATTGAGCCTGTCCTTTTTACTGTCCTGTAAGCCAGAGCCAGATGCATGCATCCCTGTATCCACGCTTCGCCATGAAGGACTCCAGACAACCAAGCAGACCCGGATGAGGAAGGTGTCAGTGGTGTTGGTGGATTGCCATGATTTCATTGCAG GCTCACTGAAGTCTCCGAAAGTGACGAGCAAAATGAACACCACATTAAGACGGAAGACCATACTGGACTGCAGTGAATGTGGCAAGAGCTTCAAGACTCTGAAACAGCTAAAGGAACACCAGTGTGGGGATACAGGCCAGAGCACCCTCTCCTGTCCCAAATGTGACAAACGTTTCACCAGCCCTGGCAACCTTGTCCGCCACCAACAACAGAATCACACCAAGAGAAAACCCTATCGCTGTTCATTGTGCAACTGCAGATTCCGCAGAAGAGAACACCTTGTGCTTCACCAGCGCACCCACACAGGAGAAAGGCCCCACTTCTGCCCCAGGTGCCAGAAGGCTTTCAGCGACCCGACCCACCTTAGAAACCACCAGCGACAGCACGACACCAAAGGGGGAAAGCCGTACCAATGTTCAGAGTGCGACCGGAGTTTCCGAGACCCGTCCAATCTCAGCAAACACAAGCGCATTCACTCAGGTGTGAGGCCCTACCAGTGCAATGAGTGCGGCCAGCGTTTTAACAGAACTGAGCACCTGAAGGAACACAAGAGGACTCATACAGGTGAGAGGCCATATGCATGCCAGCTGTGTGGCAGAGGCTTTGGGAGAAAGGCCCACCTACGACTACACCTGCGCACGCATAGAGGGAGCAACAAAAAGCCAAAGGTGGTGAAGTGA